The following DNA comes from Polynucleobacter sp. MG-6-Vaara-E2.
ATACCAAGTGGCAACCGTACGCCATGGGGCCCAATTGGCTGCCACTTCCCTCGCCTCATGACGGCTAACAGGCTCGCCACTGAAGTAATTAAGGGAAATCGCCTTAATTAGACCAACATCATCTAGCGGGAGGATATTAGGGCGAACCATATTAAAAATGAGGAACATTTCGGCAGTCCAGCGGCCAATTCCCCGAATTGAGCTTAATTCTTTAATAACACTCTCATCGTCCATGTCTTTCCACTGATTAGCGTGCAAACGACCAGAATCAAAGTGATCCGCTAAATCACGAATGTACTCAACTTTGCGGCCAGACAATCCAGCGGCTCGAAGTTCTTCAACAGTGAGCGCCAAGATATTTTTTGGGTTTACTTTTTTCTTACTGGCTAGGAGTACACGATCCCACACTGTTTGCGCAGCTGCAACTGAAATTTGTTGACCAACAATCGCTCTGGCTAAAGTAGTAAATGCATCACCACGCGTCACTAAAAAACCAGATCCGCATTTAGGAATGAGCTTCTTGAGAATGCGGTCATGCTTCATCAACTCTTGACAAGCCTGCTCCCAATAATCAGGGGCTACCTCTTGAAGGATAGATTCTTCTTTTACAGCTGACACTATGCTCTTCGCCATTCGGTAATACCGCCAGGTTTATCTTCTAAAACCACACCCTGTTCAAGCAATGTTTTGCGAATGAGGTCCGCTTTAGCAAAATCTTTAGCTTGTTTGGCAGCAACGCGTGCGGCAATTTGATCTTCAATTTGTGCAGGACTCAAACCAGCTTGACCCTTAGACCCTGATTGCAAGAAAGCGGTAGGATCTCTTTGCAAGAAATCAAGCACTCCACCTAAGGACTTCAGGGTACCTGCAAGTAACTGCTTTTCTTCGCCTTGTGCACGATTGACTTCACTAGCCAAATCAAACAAGACGGCAATCGCCTCAGGCGTATTGAAATCATCATTCATTGCATCAGCAAAGCGCTTGGCCCAAGGATTATTCACATCAAGGGTAAGGTTCGCAGAATGTGCTGCTTGCGACAATGCGGTATATAACCTAACCAATCCAGCGCGCGCCTCTTCTAGTTGCGCATCGCTATAGTTAATTGGGCTTCGGTAATGCGCCTTGAGCATAAAGAAACGCAATACCTCAGCATCAAAACTCTTCAATACATCCCGAATTAAGAAGAAGTTACCCAAAGACTTAGACATCTTCTCTTCGTTAACCCGGATGTGGCCGTTGTGCATCCAGTAATTTACAAAGGGGGCGTCATCCTCTTTGCGGTTTTGCCCATACATAGCGCCCTCGCTTTGCGCGATTTCATTTTCGTGATGTGGGAATTGCAAATCAGCCCCACCACCATGAATATCAAAATGCTCGCCAAGTAAGTCACAGGACATAGCCGAGCACTCGATATGCCAACCAGGGCGACCTTCACCCCATGGTGAGCTCCAACGCGTATCTGCCGGCTCTTCGGGCTTGGCGCTCTTCCAGAGCACAAAGTCGAGTGGATCTCGCTTGCCGCCACCTACAGCAACGCGCTCGCCTGCATTCAGTTCATCCAGTGTTTTGCCGGAGAGCTGACCATAACGTGGCAATAACCGCACTGCAAAATTGACATCGCCATCTTCAGCTTGATAAGCCAATTCATGCTCGATAAGCTTGCCAATCATGCCCTGCATCTGTTTGATGTAGTCAGTAGCGCGCGGCTCTTGATCTGGATGCATGAGACCCAATTCATCGGAGTCGGCGTGCATTGCATCAATAAAGCGATTCGTTAAGACTGAAATTGGTTCGCCATTCTCGATAGCGCGATTGATGATTTTATCGTCAATATCAGTGATATTGCGCACATAAAGAACCTCATAGCCACTGGATCTTAGCCAGCGAACCACCATATCAAATACGATCATGACCCTGGCATGACCAATATGGCAAAAATCGTAGACAGTCATGCCGCAGACATACATCTTCACCTTGCCCGGTACGATGGGCTTAAAAACCTGTTTTGAACGGCTAAGAGTGTTATAGATTTGCAGCATAGGGCTATAAAGGTGAGGCAAGTAGCGCCAATTTGTTAGACTGAGCGCTGAGTATATCGAATGAGCCAGTTTTTTACCCCTTCCCTTATGTTTGCAACCCTTAAAGCGCCGATCCCCATACTTTTTACGGCATTAGCCGTTGTCTCTAGCCTCTTACTAGTGACTGGGTGTAGCACCCCTGCTCAACAGCTAGCAAATGCTGAAATCGCTGCGGCTAACAAACAAGCGGCAAGCTCACCTCAAGCACAAACGCAAGCCTACTTGGGAAGTTATGGGCCAACCGATCCCCCAAGACTCTCTACCGATGCCCCATACAACCCTCTCAATCCGGAACTATCTGAGACTGTTGGCGTTCCATTCTTATCCTTCTTGATCATTGAACCAGATCCAGTCACTAAGAATGCGGTGCCATCGGATGTAGAAAAATTAGTCAAGGCACGTAAATATCAAGATGCGATTGATCTAATTAATACCAAGCTCAAAAAGACGCCACGCAATGTACAACTACGTTACGTTAAAGCGCGCTTGCAAATTGAATTGCGTGATTTTGGTAACGCCAAAAAAACTTTAATTGAAATTACTCAACAATTTCCAGAGCTACCTGAGCCCTATAACAACCTGGCGGCAATTGCAGCCAATCAAGATCAGTGGATTGAAGCGCGTGACTATTTAGAGCTTGCCCTCAAACTACGTCCCAGCTACAGCTCTGCCGCCGCTAATTTAGGCGAAGTCTATGTCCGATTGGGTGTCAAGGCCTATGAAGAGGCTGCAGCCAATACCCAGCTCAATCAACGTCTATATACCAATCGCGCTAAATATCTTCTGAATTTATTAAAGCCTCAATCTAAAGGCTCTAATTCCAATCCTGCTTTAAGCAATCCATCCACTAACCCCTCTGAAGGTAAATCCAATAATGGCGAAGGTACTACTAAAAACGAATAAGGGTGAAATCACCTTAACTCTCGATGCTGCGAAGGCGCCTAAGAGTGTTGAAAACTTTTTACAATACGTGAAGAGCGGCCACTACGACGGCACGATCTTTCACCGCGTGATTAACAATTTCATGATCCAAGGCGGCGGCATGACTGCCGGAATGAAACAAAAACCTACCGGCGCTGAAATTGAAAACGAAGCAAATAACGGACTCAAGAATGAGCGTGGCACGATTGCAATGGCTCGCACCAGCGATCCCCATTCTGCAACTGCGCAGTTTTTCATTAACGTTAATGACAACGATTTCTTGAACCATACTGCACCAAACGCTCAAGGCTGGGGCTATGCTGTATTTGGGAAAGTGACAGATGGTATGGATGTGGTTGATACCATTCGCAAAGTGAAGACTGGCAATTCTGGCTTTCATCAAGACGTTCCAGAAGAAGATGTAGTCATTGAGAAGGCTTCCGTCCTCGAGGAATGATCCCTCAGCACGCGAGCGCACTGCTCATCTCAGATCTTCACCTGACGCCGTCAATGCCCTTGACGGCGCAGCGCTTTTTTGACTTCTGTGAAAAAGATGTCTCGCAAGTAGAGGCGGTCTTCATCCTAGGTGATTTATTTGAATATTGGGTTGGCGATGACGCTGCATCCCAATCCCCTTTTCTGCAAGAAGTAAAAAGCGCTCTTGCGAACCTCTCCACCAAAACCAAAACGTATTACCTTCACGGTAACCGGGATTTCTTAGTTGGCTCGTCATTCTTGAAGAAGACTGGCATGACAGTCCTAGTAGATCCATCTCTTGTGAAGATTGCTGGCCATCAATATTTGCTTGCTCATGGTGATGCACTCTGTACAGCCGATGTGGGTTATCAAGTATTTCGAACCTGGACCAGAAAGCGTTGGGTTCAAAAGCTCTTTCTAGCTTTTCCCATCGCTTGGCGCCGTGCCATCGCAAATCATTTACGCGCTAACAGTCATGCTCAGTATCAACGCAACGCTAAGATCTCCTATCGGCAGAATCAAATCAAGGCCAATGTAACACTTGACGCCTGCGCAGCCAGCCTCAGAAGCCATGCTTGCGATAAGTTGATTCATGGGCACACCCATCTTCCCGCACACCACCAAGAATCCTCAGGTGAGCAAATATGGCAACGCTGGGTATTATCTGATTGGGACTTAGATCACCCTGAAGGTGCGCGCCCGCGAGCGAACGCACTTCTGATAAATGATCAGGGCGTCCGTTCTATTGATTTAATTAAGGTTTGCTAAAGCCTAGATAAAGTTCAAGAAGCTGAGTATTTGGAGAGGCACTGCACCATCTGAGCGTAGATGCGTGGATTAGCGGCCATCACTTCACCGCTTTTCAAAAATCCTTCTTCACCACGGTAGTTTCCAATCAAGCCACCTGCCTCAGTAATGAGCAAGGCACCTGCCGCCATATCCCATGGCTTGAGATCACTCTCAAAAAAACCATCGTAACGACCGGCTGCAACATAAGCCAAATCCAACGAAGCCGCACCGGGACGACGCAAGCCTGCGCATTGACGGCTCATCTCGCTAAAGATCTTGAGATACTTCTCTAAGTCTTGATCTTCGCGATAAGGAAAGCCAGTGCCGATTAAAGAATTCGCTAAACGATCTTGTGAACCAACGCGCAAACGACGGCGATCTAAATAGGCGCCAGCACCACGCGTGGCAGTAAAGAGTTCATCACGAGTTGGGTCGTAAACAACTGCCTGTTGAATCACGCCATTGACTGCCAATGCAATTGAGACTGCATATTGCGGAAAGCCATGAATGAAGTTGGTTGTGCCATCTAATGGATCAATAATCCATACATTCTCTGCATCGGTATTGTGTTCGCCTGTTTCTTCAGCCAAAAATCCATGGGTTGGATAAGCTTCACTCAGGGTTTCGATGATGGCCGCTTCTGCGGCTTTGTCCACCTCAGTCACAAAATCATTGTGCTGTTTGCGATCAACCTGTAGACGTTCTAAATTGAGAGAAGCGCGATTTATCACGGTTCCAGCACGACGGGCGGCCTTGATGGCCACATTTAACATGGGATGCATAGTATTGATGGACAAATTAAATAAGAACGAGCCTGTGATATTGCCCAAACTGCATGACAATACGAGGCTAATACCCTGATTCTAAACGATTTGCATTTTGTACTTGATACTCGCTAGCTAGAAACCCATGAATAACGATCAAGCTCACCTACTTCGCTGGGTTCTTGTAGAAACAAGCCATCCCGGTAATGTGGGTTCAGCAGCGCGCGCCCTCAAAACCATGGGCTTTAATGACCTACGTCTGATCAAGCCCAAAATCAGCGGAATGACTACTCAGCCTGAAGCTATTGCCCTCGCTAGTGGTGCTACTGACCTTCTCGAGGCAGCAATAGAATCAGACTCATTAGATAGCGCTGTACAAGGTTGCTCATTGGTGCTGGGCTTAACCAGCCGTGAACGTGAATTTGGACCACCGGCTTTAGATTGGAAGTCAGCCCGCCAGCTCATTGCTCAAATCGTGCAGAACAAGGGCAAGGTCGCCCTCGTTTTTGGCCCCGAGAGAACTGGCCTTGAGAATCACCATCTTTCCCTTTGCACCCATCGCGTGTGGCTGGACGCCAATCCAGACTACCCTTCCTTAAATCTTGCGCAAGCCCTCATGGTCTGTGCGTTTAGCCTCAGAGAGACGCTTTCAGAGGGCAAATCAATGAATCTAAACCCTCGTGCCGAATCATCGGACCTTGCCGATCCAGCAGCAGTGGCTGCCATGCTAAGTCACTGGCGTGAGGGCTTAGAAGCCATAGGCTATCTAGATCCTGCCAACCCCAAGAAACTGATGCCACGCCTAGAGGCCTTATTTGCTCGTAGTCACCTTCATAAGGAGGAGATTGACCTGTTACGTGGCATTGCAAAACAGATGCTCCTGAGAAAATAAGCCAGCCCCGTTAAAATCTCATAATGTTTAATTCCCTCTTCGACCAAGTCGACTCCATCATCGTTCGAGATCCTGCCGCAAGAAATCGCCTTGAGGTGATTACCTGCTATCAAGGCTTACATGCGGTTTGGTTTCATCGCCTCTCCCACTTCCTATGGAACCTGGGATTGAAGTGGATCGCTCGCGTACTTTCAATGGTGTCGCGCTTTATTACCGGAATAGAAATTCATCCGGGAGCAAAAATTGGTCGTCGCGTTTTTTTAGATCATGGTCTTGGGATTGTGATTGGCGAGACCACTGAAATTGGGGATGATTGCACGATCTACCAGGGTGTGACCTTAGGTGGTACGTCACTCTACAAAGGTGTTAAGCGTCACCCCACTCTTGGTAAAGGGGTTGTAATCAGCGCCGGCGCAAAAGTACTTGGTGGCTTTACGGTTGGTGATGGCGCACGCGTTGGTTCCAATGCAGTAGTCCTAAAAGAAATCCCCCCAGGCGCAACAGCGGTTGGCATACCTGCGCGCATTCTGCATCCAGACTTGCCTCAAAGTGCTGACAGTAAAACCAAAGAATATTTTTCTGCTTATGGTGTAACGCCAAATGTTGATGATCCTGTGTCTATGGCATTGAAAGGCTTAATTGATGCGACCATCGAGCAAGAAGCCAAAATTGCTCAGCTTGAGAAAGCTCTAGCTAGACTAAGTAATAGCCCAACCGAAACTTTAGGGAGCAGCGATACCAAGCGTGACCTTGGCGCCATCAAAGAATGGCTTAAGGAATAATTGGAGTGACTTAATGCAAGGTGCGTGGAGCTTGACCTTGCAGCCCTAAAGCCTGCTCGAGGTAATCTTCCTCATCAGCATCTTCCGAATCTTCATTAGGCATGCCAAAGCTAAAGTTCTCCCCGCCATCGGGGTGTCGATTTTCAATTTCATCCTCAGTAGCTGCACGCACATCCTCTACTTGCACCCAGAATCGTAAAGCCATGCCAGCCAGCGGATGGTTACCATCCAAAACTACTTGGTTATCTGCAACATCAGTCACTGTATAAATGAGCGGCTCATCATCGGCATCATCTGAATCATCTGCGGACGCAGAAATATCCTCCGATTCTTCATCAGCATCAGAGTCTGGAACACCTTCAAATTGCATACCCACTTCAAGAGGCTCTGGAAAGCGCGTCCGGGGCTCAATCTTGAGCAACTCTGGATCGTATTCACCAAAGGCTTCGTTTGGCTCCAATTGAATGGTTGCTTCGTAGCCAACATCTTGACCGTCTAATAAAGACTCAATCTTAGGAAAAGTACCCTCATAGCCACCATGCAGGTATACCATCGGAGAATCTGGCTCCTCGATGACATTGTTCTGTGCATCAGTCAGCTTATAGCGAAGGGATACGATGGTATTTTTTTCAATTTTCATGCGCAATTTGTCGTACATTCGTTTTTAATGAGTTAACACTAGCCTTTACTTTATGACTGCATTTTACTTGAGCAAGCCCTATCAGCCACCCCAAGCCCCTCAAAACCTGCCCCTAAAGCAGCCTTGGGCATTATTGGGGGGAATCAGCCCCGATCGGTTTATGAAACAGTATTGGCACAAAAAGCCATTGCTTGTCCGGGGCGCTATTCCAGCCTTTGCGCTCTCAGCCAAAAATGATGAAGTATTAGACAGCCCAATCTCCTATGAAGAAATAGTTCATTTTGCAGGTCAAGAGGAAGTTGAGTCACGACTGATTCAATCCAAACCATGGCACTTAGATCATGGTCCATTTACTAACAAATCAATTCCCAAAATAGATAGGTCCGATTGGACCCTACTGCTCCAAGGTATGGAAGCCCATCACCCCGCAGCAGCAAAAATACTTTCCTGGTTTCGTTTCATCCCCGATGCGCGTCTAGATGACCTCATGATCAGTATTGCGGGTATTGGTGGCGGCGTTGGCCCCCACTTTGATTCTTATGATGTTTTTTTAATCCAGATGTCAGGTAGAAGGCAATGGTGTATCTCTGAGCAGAAGGATCTTAGCCTCAACCCCAATTTACCTTTGAAGATCTTAAAAAACTTCAAACATGAACAAGAATGGATCTTAGAGCCTGGCGACATGCTCTATCTTCCACCTCAAGTGGCTCATGATGGCATCGCTTTAGATAGCGGTTGTCAAACTTGGTCAGTTGGCTTTCGCTCGCCAAGCTTTAAAGAATTACTCCAAGAAGGTTTATGGCGACTTGCAGAATCTCTAGAGCAGCTACCCGAGTTAGAAAACAAATTTGCCGACCCACAGCAATTAGCTACCGCCAATGCAGAACAATTGCCAGATGAGCTCATTAAACAATTAAAAACTCAGCTTGATACACTGCAACTTCATCAGATTGATCGGTTTTTGCCAGGAATCGCCGCCTATCTATCTGAGCCGAAGCAACAAGCATATTTTGATGGGCCTAAGAATTGTCTTTCACCAAAACAGTTTTTACTGAAATTGGCCAAGACTGCCTTACTGCCAAACCCTCAAACACGCATTTTGAGCCTTGGGAAACAGGTGTTTTGCAATGGTGATAATGTCACCAAGGGTCAGCCACCTTCGGTTGCCGCGGCCTGGAGTACCCTTTCAGCTAATAAGCGGCTGGTCACTCAACAACTAAAAAGTATTGATAAAACAAGCCTCTACGAAGCCTACCTGGCAGGCTGGCTAATTTTCGAGGATTAATAAAGGTATGGCTATAATAATTACAGGAAACTACCTAGGGATTTGCCCTCGGTACCTCCCACAACAATTATCGATAATTGGTGTTCAATATTTTTAAGAGGAAATTACAAATGAAGAAGTCACTCGTATTCGCTGCAATGTTAGCTATCGCTTTGGCCGCTTGCGGTAAAAAAGAAGAAGCAAAGCCTGCTGAAGCTCCTGCTGCTCCTGCTGCTGAAGCTCCTGCTGCTGCTCCTGCTGCTCCTGCTGCTGAAGCTCCTGCTGCTGACGCTAAGAAGTAATCTTCTTCTTGAAGAAAAAAAGCCGCTGAAAAGCGGCTTTTTTATTTTGTCCAATGCCTTACTTCGATAGCTGATCCGTCAAAATCGTGAGTAACTGAATACCTGCCGGCGTATTTTCAGGTTTACCTTCCCCATCTTGCACAAAGACAATGGCAGAGTTATCGCCCGTACTCTTTACAACTACCCGGTACTTCTTGGCTTGAAGTTTTGAGTCGTCTTTGCTGCTAAATAGATTAGAAAAGAAACCTTTTGTATCACCAACATCTTTTGCATTTACGTAGCGAACAAAATAAATACCCTCGGAACGATTGCGATCTTCAACGGTAAAGTTCGAGCGATCTAAGGCCAGACCCACGTCTCGCCAAGAGCGATCAAAACCAACGCTCAGCTCAATAAAGCCTTTATTCCCAGCCTCTTCGACAAACTTTGCTTTAGGTGTCTTCGGCCCTAAAGGAGTGGCAACCATGGCTTTAGCCTGCTCTTGCGTCATACCAAGCCGCTCCATCAAGCGAGCTAAAAATACTGCCTCTAACTCTGGATCATTAGGGCGTGGTGTCCAGATGGTCGAGAGACATGCGCCCGTAGTATCCGTTACACACTTCTCAATTGCGCCGCGCTGTGTGATGTAGATTTCCGTTTCACCAGGCTTACTCACTTCTAGGCGGGTCTTGTACTTATCTCGCTCACCAGTGTCATAAATAGAATCAATTGCGCCGCCGATTGTGGAGCGAATCCAGTCCTGTGCGATCTTGGCACGATTTTCAGCCCAGTCGGTTTCCATAATCCCAGTAGATGGTGAATCTACTACCAATAGGAAACCATTCTCTTGCCAAAAATCTTTTACTTGTGGATATAACTCAGGCGCTGGCTTTTCAACCACTAACCACCTGCGCTCACCGTCTTTTGCAATGCGCATTCCTGGAATGCCAGTCATCACATTGCTTCTCATTTGGGCCGACTTCTTGACGGCCGCATTGTACTCAGACATCGTGGCTGTACCGTCCTGAACGATATAACGACGATCTGCTTGAGCGGTAATTAAATCAGGTGGATAAGACAAATTAGGGCCACGAACTGCACCTGAACTCTTATAGTCGACTGTATCGCTGCTGGTGACAGACTTACATGAAATCAAAGTAAAGGCTGCTGTAAGCAATGCTGCCACCGCGAGGGTTCTGCGTGAGAGTAAAAACAAATTCTTCATAGTAAGTTGGCCTGTTTTAATGCTGCCTTCAAAGGCTCTCTTAGTGAGTTGCTTAAAGGGGTTAAGGGCAAACGAATACCAGCGGTAATCTTGCCCATTTCATGGAGAGCCCACTTAACCGGAATAGGGTTAGCTTCGGTGAACATCGCTTTATGCACTGTAATCAATTGGTATTGGATTTCGCGCGTGCGCTTTACGTCATCAGACATGGCAGCAACACATAACTCATGCATCAGACGTGGCGCCACATTGGCGGTAACAGAGATATTTCCCTTGCCGCCCATCAGCATCAACATAGCTGCAGTGAGGTCATCACCAGAAAATACTGAGAAATTGCTATGCCCAGCGTGCTTAAGCTCATTAATCAATAAGGTGCTGCGCTCTAGGCTACCAGTGGCATCTTTAATTCCAATCACCCCTGGCACAGCTGCTAGGCGAACCACGGTATCTCCAGCCAAATCAGCAACGGTTCGGCCTGGCACGTTATACAAAATGACTGGCAAATCTACTGACTCGGCAATCTTCTTGAAGTGTGCATACATACCCTCTTGGGTAGGCTTGTTGTAATAGGGAACGACTTGCAAGCTTGCATCAGCACCAACCTTTTTGGCAAACTCAGTCAATTCAATTGCCTCGGCAGTGGAATTACCACCAGTGCCAGCAATCACCGGAATGCGACCTGCAATATGATCAACCGTGACACGAATTAACTCGCAATGCTCTTCTACGGAAACCGTTGGAGATTCGCCGCTGGTACCAACAATAACAATCCCGTCGGTACCTTCAGCGACATGCCAATCAAGCAAAGATTTCAGGCTAGAAAAGTCCAAGCTACCATCTTCAAACATGGGTGTGACGATTGCCGGCATGCTGCCAGAAATGGTCTTTTTACTACCTTTGGAATGGGCTGTATTGATCACCGAACGTATACCGATTTTTTAGCTGTCTTAACCCTGAAATTGTAACGGAATGCGCCCTTTTTACCCTGCTTTTACAGCACATAGGCGCTGAACCATAGCTGGTTTGGGTTCGTCTGTATAAATGTCCTCGTAGGCGAGGACTTTCATGCTGTGGCGACCTGCAAAATTGAGCAATTCCCCTGTATTTAAAAGGAAATTAGGGTTAGATGGTTTTCCAAACTGGGCATTGCCCTGAGCGAAGGTTTCGTAGATCAAAATGCCTCCCTGAGCCAGCATAGAGGGCAAGCGATCCATATGGGGTTGGTATAAGTAATTCGTCACCACGATGCCACTAAATTGCAGGTTCTCTAGGGGCCATTCCTCAAGCTCTAAATTCAGAGATCTCGTCTCAACCAGGAAATGCTTGTTTTGCTCAAGTGCAGTCACATCCTGATCGACGGCCATGACCGAATATCCCAATTGCGCTAAATAGTTTGTATGGCGACCGCCCCCGCAAGCAAGATCTAGAACCAAACCATCTTTGGGGATCTGAGAAGCAAAACGCTTCACCCAAGGTGAAGCGTTTATTTGAGCATCATGATGATTCACTATGAGGGACGCCTTAATCGTATGCTAAGCCCATTGCTTCACGAACCTCGCGCATCGTTTCTTGGGCAACCTTACGGGCCTTATCGCAACCGTCTGCAATGATGGAGCGTAATAAGCTGGGGTCATCCAAATATTTTTGAGCACGTTCAAACATAGGCTGTTGCTCTGCCAAGATTGCATCAATCACAGGTTGCTTGCATTCCAAGCATCCAATACCGGCAGATTTGCAACCCTTATCCACCCACTGCTTTGTCTCTTCACTGGAATAAACGGTATGTAATTGCCATACCGGACAGCGCGCAGGATCACCAGCATCTGTTCTGCGCACACGAGCGGGATCGGTTGGCATGGTTCGAATCTTTTTAATCACTTCTTCTGGTTGCTCACGAATGCTAATGGTGTTGCCATAAGACTTAGACATTTTTTGTCCGTCAATGCCTGGCATGCGTGAGGCTGAAGTAAGCAATGCTTGAGGTTCAGGCAGAATAATTTTGCGTGCGCCCTCGAGGAAACCAAAGAGTCGTTCACGATCTGCCATCGATAAACTTTGAGCCTCTTGTAGTAGCGCCTTAGCTTGTTCTAGGGCCTCATCATCGCCACGCTCTTGGAATGCAACTCGTAACTCTAAATACATCTTGGCACGTTTACTGCCAAGTTTTTTCACAGCCTCAAGTGCCTTCTCTTCAAAACCAGGCTCGCGACCATAAAGGTAGTTAAAGCGACGCGCAACTTCACGAGTCATTTCCACATGGGGCACCTGATCTTCACCTACTGGGACATGCTGTGCACGGTATATCAAGATATCGGCAGCCTGTAGCAATGGGTAGCCCAGGAAACCATAAGTCTGCAGATCTTTTTCTTTGAGCTTCTCAATCTGATCTTTGTAGGTTGGAACCCGCTCTAACCAGCCTAATGGAGTACCCATTGAGAGCAATAGAAATAGTTCTGCATGCTCAGGCACTTTACTTTGAATAAATAAAGTTGCTTGATTTGGGTCGACACCAGCTGCTAACCAATCAATCACCATATCCCAAACGGATTGCTCAATCACATCTGGGGTTTC
Coding sequences within:
- a CDS encoding DNA-3-methyladenine glycosylase → MAKSIVSAVKEESILQEVAPDYWEQACQELMKHDRILKKLIPKCGSGFLVTRGDAFTTLARAIVGQQISVAAAQTVWDRVLLASKKKVNPKNILALTVEELRAAGLSGRKVEYIRDLADHFDSGRLHANQWKDMDDESVIKELSSIRGIGRWTAEMFLIFNMVRPNILPLDDVGLIKAISLNYFSGEPVSRHEAREVAANWAPWRTVATWYMWRSIDPIPVEY
- the cysS gene encoding cysteine--tRNA ligase; amino-acid sequence: MLQIYNTLSRSKQVFKPIVPGKVKMYVCGMTVYDFCHIGHARVMIVFDMVVRWLRSSGYEVLYVRNITDIDDKIINRAIENGEPISVLTNRFIDAMHADSDELGLMHPDQEPRATDYIKQMQGMIGKLIEHELAYQAEDGDVNFAVRLLPRYGQLSGKTLDELNAGERVAVGGGKRDPLDFVLWKSAKPEEPADTRWSSPWGEGRPGWHIECSAMSCDLLGEHFDIHGGGADLQFPHHENEIAQSEGAMYGQNRKEDDAPFVNYWMHNGHIRVNEEKMSKSLGNFFLIRDVLKSFDAEVLRFFMLKAHYRSPINYSDAQLEEARAGLVRLYTALSQAAHSANLTLDVNNPWAKRFADAMNDDFNTPEAIAVLFDLASEVNRAQGEEKQLLAGTLKSLGGVLDFLQRDPTAFLQSGSKGQAGLSPAQIEDQIAARVAAKQAKDFAKADLIRKTLLEQGVVLEDKPGGITEWRRA
- a CDS encoding lipopolysaccharide assembly protein LapB, translated to MFATLKAPIPILFTALAVVSSLLLVTGCSTPAQQLANAEIAAANKQAASSPQAQTQAYLGSYGPTDPPRLSTDAPYNPLNPELSETVGVPFLSFLIIEPDPVTKNAVPSDVEKLVKARKYQDAIDLINTKLKKTPRNVQLRYVKARLQIELRDFGNAKKTLIEITQQFPELPEPYNNLAAIAANQDQWIEARDYLELALKLRPSYSSAAANLGEVYVRLGVKAYEEAAANTQLNQRLYTNRAKYLLNLLKPQSKGSNSNPALSNPSTNPSEGKSNNGEGTTKNE
- a CDS encoding peptidylprolyl isomerase encodes the protein MAKVLLKTNKGEITLTLDAAKAPKSVENFLQYVKSGHYDGTIFHRVINNFMIQGGGMTAGMKQKPTGAEIENEANNGLKNERGTIAMARTSDPHSATAQFFINVNDNDFLNHTAPNAQGWGYAVFGKVTDGMDVVDTIRKVKTGNSGFHQDVPEEDVVIEKASVLEE
- a CDS encoding UDP-2,3-diacylglucosamine diphosphatase, translating into MIPQHASALLISDLHLTPSMPLTAQRFFDFCEKDVSQVEAVFILGDLFEYWVGDDAASQSPFLQEVKSALANLSTKTKTYYLHGNRDFLVGSSFLKKTGMTVLVDPSLVKIAGHQYLLAHGDALCTADVGYQVFRTWTRKRWVQKLFLAFPIAWRRAIANHLRANSHAQYQRNAKISYRQNQIKANVTLDACAASLRSHACDKLIHGHTHLPAHHQESSGEQIWQRWVLSDWDLDHPEGARPRANALLINDQGVRSIDLIKVC
- a CDS encoding inositol monophosphatase family protein codes for the protein MHPMLNVAIKAARRAGTVINRASLNLERLQVDRKQHNDFVTEVDKAAEAAIIETLSEAYPTHGFLAEETGEHNTDAENVWIIDPLDGTTNFIHGFPQYAVSIALAVNGVIQQAVVYDPTRDELFTATRGAGAYLDRRRLRVGSQDRLANSLIGTGFPYREDQDLEKYLKIFSEMSRQCAGLRRPGAASLDLAYVAAGRYDGFFESDLKPWDMAAGALLITEAGGLIGNYRGEEGFLKSGEVMAANPRIYAQMVQCLSKYSAS
- a CDS encoding RNA methyltransferase, with the translated sequence MNNDQAHLLRWVLVETSHPGNVGSAARALKTMGFNDLRLIKPKISGMTTQPEAIALASGATDLLEAAIESDSLDSAVQGCSLVLGLTSREREFGPPALDWKSARQLIAQIVQNKGKVALVFGPERTGLENHHLSLCTHRVWLDANPDYPSLNLAQALMVCAFSLRETLSEGKSMNLNPRAESSDLADPAAVAAMLSHWREGLEAIGYLDPANPKKLMPRLEALFARSHLHKEEIDLLRGIAKQMLLRK
- the cysE gene encoding serine O-acetyltransferase, translating into MFNSLFDQVDSIIVRDPAARNRLEVITCYQGLHAVWFHRLSHFLWNLGLKWIARVLSMVSRFITGIEIHPGAKIGRRVFLDHGLGIVIGETTEIGDDCTIYQGVTLGGTSLYKGVKRHPTLGKGVVISAGAKVLGGFTVGDGARVGSNAVVLKEIPPGATAVGIPARILHPDLPQSADSKTKEYFSAYGVTPNVDDPVSMALKGLIDATIEQEAKIAQLEKALARLSNSPTETLGSSDTKRDLGAIKEWLKE
- a CDS encoding peptidylprolyl isomerase, encoding MKIEKNTIVSLRYKLTDAQNNVIEEPDSPMVYLHGGYEGTFPKIESLLDGQDVGYEATIQLEPNEAFGEYDPELLKIEPRTRFPEPLEVGMQFEGVPDSDADEESEDISASADDSDDADDEPLIYTVTDVADNQVVLDGNHPLAGMALRFWVQVEDVRAATEDEIENRHPDGGENFSFGMPNEDSEDADEEDYLEQALGLQGQAPRTLH
- a CDS encoding cupin domain-containing protein, with amino-acid sequence MTAFYLSKPYQPPQAPQNLPLKQPWALLGGISPDRFMKQYWHKKPLLVRGAIPAFALSAKNDEVLDSPISYEEIVHFAGQEEVESRLIQSKPWHLDHGPFTNKSIPKIDRSDWTLLLQGMEAHHPAAAKILSWFRFIPDARLDDLMISIAGIGGGVGPHFDSYDVFLIQMSGRRQWCISEQKDLSLNPNLPLKILKNFKHEQEWILEPGDMLYLPPQVAHDGIALDSGCQTWSVGFRSPSFKELLQEGLWRLAESLEQLPELENKFADPQQLATANAEQLPDELIKQLKTQLDTLQLHQIDRFLPGIAAYLSEPKQQAYFDGPKNCLSPKQFLLKLAKTALLPNPQTRILSLGKQVFCNGDNVTKGQPPSVAAAWSTLSANKRLVTQQLKSIDKTSLYEAYLAGWLIFED